One window of the Nothobranchius furzeri strain GRZ-AD chromosome 3, NfurGRZ-RIMD1, whole genome shotgun sequence genome contains the following:
- the LOC139068887 gene encoding protein LSM14 homolog B-like, giving the protein MSSRGGIPYIGSKISLISKAQIRYEGILSSVDTETSTVALAKVKSCGTEDRHTDRPVPPKDEIYEYIIFRGSDIKDITVSEPPKPHYGLPRDPAIIQSSLGSSAAYHPHWSPYRDSMPPFNRLAANTLLGQQYNAALGLMPAGLHGPSRRAPVVEQAVQTAPLVTAAQKGKASTQLLSRQPTRQPQRPAPVTRVEKENVPTSRAQLQSAAAKSQDPDGLKTRQKQGNRRPRTRSRGQLLAKNSKDTTLEFDSDFDFETANAHFKDELTKEAEGEEKPSQEKPDVQEDDALIEKYYDKAKCFYDNVPSELKPRRTTWAEEKKLNIETFGVPGRFLRGRGFRGRGRRATEQRALPKIGSGRV; this is encoded by the exons ATGAGTTCTAGAGGGGGAATCCCTTATATTGGCAGTAAAATCAGCCTGATTTCTAAGGCCCAGATTCGATATGAAGGAATTCTATCCTCCGTGGACACGGAGACGTCCACGGTGGCTTTAGCCAAGG TGAAATCCTGTGGTACAGAAGACCGTCACACAGATAGACCAGTTCCACCCAAAGATGAGATTTATGAGTATATTATTTTCAGAGGAAGTGACATTAAAGATATTACAGTGTCTGAGCCACCCAAACCTCACTATGGACTGCCTCGTGACCCTGCAATTATTCAG TCATCCTTGGGCTCCTCAGCTGCATACCACCCACACTGGAGTCCATACAGAGATTCTATGCCTCCCTTTAACAGACTTGCTGCCAATACTCTACTCGGCCAGCAGTACAATGCTGCATTGGGTTTAA TGCCAGCAGGGCTTCACGGTCCAAGCAGAAGGGCTCCGGTGGTGGAGCAGGCTGTCCAGACCGCGCCTTTGGTTACAGCTGCACAAAAGGGAAAAGCTTCAACCCAGCTGCTGAGCCGGCAGCCCACTCGTCAGCCCCAACGCCCTGCTCCGGTTACTCGGGTTGAGAAAGAGAACGTACCCACCA GTCGTGCACAATTGCAGTCAGCTGCTGCAAAGAGTCAAGACCCTGATGGCCTGAAAACAAGGCAGAAACAAG GAAATCGCAGGCCCAGGACCAGAAGTAGAGGTCAACTTCTCGCTAAAAACTCCAAGGACACAACTTTGGAGTTTGATTCAGATTTTGATTTTGAAACTGCCAATGCTCATTTTAAAGATGAGCTAACAAAAGAGGCAGAAG GTGAGGAGAAACCTTCCCAGGAAAAACCGGATGTGCAGGAGGACGATGCTCTCATTGAAAAGTACTACGACAAAGCTAAATGCTTCTACGACAATGTTCCTTCAGAGCTTAAACCCAG GAGGACCACCTGGGCGGAGGAGAAGAAGCTGAACATTGAAACATTTGGAGTGCCAGGTCGCTTCCTGAGGGGCCGAGGGTTCAGAGGTCGTGGACGCAGAGCCACAGAGCAGCGAGCCCTCCCAAAGATTGGTAGTGGGagagtgtga